In the Vogesella sp. XCS3 genome, CACTTCGCGTTCGTTTTCCTGCGACTTGTCGCGTTGGGCCAGCAGCGCCGGGTGACGGTACAGGGCGTTGGAGTCCAGGTTGATCTTGCCGTCTACGCAAGCCAGTTCGCCGTTTTCGCGCAGCGCCAGCGGGTTCACTTCGAACAGGGCAAAGTCGTTTTCAACGAAAGCGTTGTAAGCACCCAGCATCAGTTTGCTGAATGCGGCGATCTGCGAACCGGACAGGCCCAGGGCGAAAGCCGCATCGCGGGTCTGGAACGGCTGCATGCCTACCAGCGGGTCCACTTCGATCTTGATGATCTTTTCTGGGGTTTCTTCGGCTACTTTTTCGATCTCCACGCCGCCTTCGGTGGACACCATGAATACCACGCGCTGGGAACCGCGATCTACGACGGCGCCCAGGTACAGTTCGCGCTGTACCGGGTACATGTCTTCACATACCAGCAAGCTGTTTACCGGCTGGCCGGCTGCGTCGGTCTGATAGGTTACCAGGTTGGTACCGATCAGGGTTTTGGCTACTTCGGCAGCTTCTTCGCGGGTTTTCACCACTTTTACGCCACCGGCTTTGCCGCGGCCACCAGCGTGGACCTGGGCTTTTACAACGGCAAATTTACCGCCCAACTGGTCGTAGGCAGCAGCGGCTTCTTCCGGTGTGGTGGCCAGAATGCCTTTTTGCACCGGCAGGCCGTATTTGGCCAACAGCTCTTTCGCTTGGTATTCGTGCAGGTTCATTAAGTTTCCTTTCGGGTGGATAGTTGGCTGGCTTTGCGGCCAACCTTGCTATGCCTGAGATGTCGCGATTGTACCGCCTGGGCTACAAGCGGTGTGTTCTATCGATATCGGCAACAAAACCATAGAGGCAGCCGGCCGGCACTTTACCTTGAAAGTGCCCTGCCTGCTGCCTGTTCTTTTAGCCGTGCAGCGCGCGCTTGTCGGCGGCCAGGGCGGCTTCGTGTACCACTTCGGACAGACTCGGGTGGGCATGGACAATGCGAGCCAGGTCTTCGCTGGCAGCTTTGAACTCCATGGATACCACGCCTTCTGTCACCAGCTCGGACACCATCGGGCCGATCATGTGCAGGCCCAGGATACGGTCGGTCTTGGCGCAAGCCAGGATCTTGACGGTACCTTGTGCCTGGCCCAGACCCAGCGCACGGCCGTTGGCCGCAAAACCGGAAGTGCCTTTCTTGTACTCGATGCCTTCAGCTTTCAGCTGCTCTTCGGTCTTGCCGACCCAGGCGATTTCCGGGCTGGTGTAGATCACCCATGGAATCACGCCAAAGTCTACGTGCGGCTTCTGGCCGGCGATACGCTCGGCTACGGCCACGCCTTCTTCCGACGCTTTGTGCGCCAGCATCGGGCCGCGTACCACGTCGCCAATTGCCCATACGTTAGGCAGGTTGGTGTGGCAGTGGTCGTCTACCACGATGAAACCGCGGTCGTCCATTTGCAGGTTCACGTTGGCGCCACCCAGGCCCTGGGTGTTCGGCACACGGCCGATGGACACGATCAGCTTGTCGAACTCGGCTTTTACGGCTTCGCCGTTCAGCTCGTAGTTCACCACCACGCCGTTGTCAGCCTTGGTGATTTCGCCAATTTTCACGCCCAGCTTGATATCTAGGCCGGTGTCTTTGGTCAGGGTCTTGAAGGCTTCTTTGGCGATCTGCTGGTCGGCAGCGCCCAGGAAGGTCGGTGCGGCTTCCAGAATGGTGACGTCGGCGCCCAGGCGCTTCCATACCGAACCCATTTCCAGGCCGATCACACCGGCGCCGATCACGCCCAGGCGTGCCGGTACAGCGGTCAGCGCCAGTGCGCCTTCGTTGTCCAGAACGATCTGGTTGTCGGTAGCCAGGCCAGGCAGCTGGCGCGGGCTGGAACCGGTAGCAATGATGACGTGGGTGGCTTCCAAGGTATCGACCTCGGCGCCGTTATCGGCAACCTCGATCACCCATTTTTCGTTCTGGCGGGCTTTCAGCGTGGCCAGACCGTGGATATTGGCAACCTTGTTCTTTTTGAACAGGAAGCTGATACCACCGGCGTTCTTGGTGATGATGTCGTTCTTGCGGGCCAGCATTTTGGCCACGTCCATCTGCGCGCCTTCTACGCTGATACCGTGCTTGGCAAAGTCGTGCTGTACGGCGTGGAAGTTTTCCGACGACTGCAGCAGGGCTTTGGACGGGATGCAGCCTACGTTCAGGCAGGTACCACCCAGCGAAGGCTTGCCTTCCGGGTTTTTAGTAGCGTCTACGCAAGCGGTGCTAAAGCCCAGCTGGGCTGCACGGATGGCAGCTACATAGCCGCCAGGGCCGCCGCCGATCACTACTACGTCGAATTGTTGGGACATGGTGTTCTCTATCCTGTAGCAAGTTGGCCGCAGGCGGCCAGCTTGCCAGTTCGTCGTGAATGGCGGATGACAGGCTGCGCCTGCCTCCGCCTGCGGTGATTACAGATCCAGGATCAGGCGAGCCGGATCTTCGATGGCGTCCTTGATGGCAACCAACGACAGCACGGCTTCGCGGCCGTCGATGATGCGGTGGTCGTAGGACTGCGCCAGATACATCATCGGGCGTACCACAACCTGGCCGTTTTCTACCACAGCGCGCTCTTTGGTAGCGTGCATGCCCAGAATGGCGGATTGCGGCGGGTTGATGATCGGGGTGGACATCATGGAGCCGAAGGTACCGCCGTTGGAGATGGTGTAGGTGCCACCAGTCAGCTCGTCAACGGTCAGCTTGCCTTCCTGCGCGCGCTTGCCGAAGTCGGCGATCTGTTTCTCGATGTCGGCCAGGCTCAGCTGGTCGGCGTTACGGATCACCGGTACCACCAGGCCACGCGGGCTGCCCACTGCCACGCCGATGTCGAAGTAGC is a window encoding:
- the sucC gene encoding ADP-forming succinate--CoA ligase subunit beta, with the translated sequence MNLHEYQAKELLAKYGLPVQKGILATTPEEAAAAYDQLGGKFAVVKAQVHAGGRGKAGGVKVVKTREEAAEVAKTLIGTNLVTYQTDAAGQPVNSLLVCEDMYPVQRELYLGAVVDRGSQRVVFMVSTEGGVEIEKVAEETPEKIIKIEVDPLVGMQPFQTRDAAFALGLSGSQIAAFSKLMLGAYNAFVENDFALFEVNPLALRENGELACVDGKINLDSNALYRHPALLAQRDKSQENEREVKASEFDLNYVALEGNIGCMVNGAGLAMATMDIIKLKGGQPANFLDVGGGATKERVIEAFKLILADTSVQGVLINIFGGIVRCDMIAEAIIAAVKEVNVTVPVVVRLEGNNAELGAKILDDSGLKLTSAQGLNDAAEKIVAAVAAL
- the lpdA gene encoding dihydrolipoyl dehydrogenase → MSQQFDVVVIGGGPGGYVAAIRAAQLGFSTACVDATKNPEGKPSLGGTCLNVGCIPSKALLQSSENFHAVQHDFAKHGISVEGAQMDVAKMLARKNDIITKNAGGISFLFKKNKVANIHGLATLKARQNEKWVIEVADNGAEVDTLEATHVIIATGSSPRQLPGLATDNQIVLDNEGALALTAVPARLGVIGAGVIGLEMGSVWKRLGADVTILEAAPTFLGAADQQIAKEAFKTLTKDTGLDIKLGVKIGEITKADNGVVVNYELNGEAVKAEFDKLIVSIGRVPNTQGLGGANVNLQMDDRGFIVVDDHCHTNLPNVWAIGDVVRGPMLAHKASEEGVAVAERIAGQKPHVDFGVIPWVIYTSPEIAWVGKTEEQLKAEGIEYKKGTSGFAANGRALGLGQAQGTVKILACAKTDRILGLHMIGPMVSELVTEGVVSMEFKAASEDLARIVHAHPSLSEVVHEAALAADKRALHG